TGGGTGCTGCTCAGCACATTGACGCCGAAATGGGTCACGCGGTCTTCGGACAGCAGCGAGTACATCTGGGCGCGGTGGTCCACGCACACCAGAATCAGCGGAGGCGTCAGACTGACCGACACGAAGGCGCTGGCCGTCATGCCCCGGCGGGTCTCGCCGTCGCTGGCAGTGATCACGGTCACGCCGCTGGCAAAGCGCCCCAGCGTCTCGCGAAATTCCAGGGGCGTGACACCCGGCTGCGTGCCGGAGGTTGAATCGGTGGAGGTCATGCCGCGAGTTTACCCGTCCGCAGGCGAGGGGATGTTCAGGGTCTGGCAGGCGTCAGGATGGCCGGCATGACCGGTAAGGGGGCCGTGGTCACGGGCTTGAGGTCACGCACGGTCAGGTCTGGCAGGCGCACCACGCCGCGTTCGGGCACGGTGTCCACCCAGCGCTGGCCGCTGACCCGCACCTCGGTCTTGCCGGGCGGCAGGGCCGCGAAGCCGTAGTAGCCGCCGCCGTCGGTCAGCGAGTACGCCACCACCTGCCCACCCTGCAGCGCCTCCACCACCCGGAAGCCGGGAACGGGGGTTCCGGTGATGCGGCCCATCAGCCCGCGCGTGGTGGGCGGCTTTTCCTTCCACGGTGAGGGCGAGGCCAGCGCCGCGCCAGGGGCGGTCAGCAGCTTCTGAAGGCTGTTCAGGCCCTGCGCGGTGGTCTGCTTTGCGCCGTAGACCTCCAGGGTGGGCGTGCGGTACGAGTAGCCCACCCAGCCCAGGCCCGCGCCCACGCTGCGCTGAGCCTGCGCGGCGGTCACGGGAGCGCCGTTCAGGTACATGGCGGTGCCGGCGGCCACGCCTGCGCTCAGGCCATCGATCCGGGCCGGCACACCGCGCGCAAAGGCATTCCAGCCGTCGAACCACTGGCCCTGCTCGCCCACCGCGTCGCGCTTGTAGTTCATCAGGACGTTCAGGTCGATCAGGCCGCTCTGCATCCACGCGGGCCAGTCCTGAAGCACGTCGCCGTAGGTGCGGGTGCGCCGGAAGGCCGCCAGATCACCGGGCGCGGGGGGTGCCCCGTAGGTGATGGTGGCCGCCGTGATCCAGGCGTCCGGGCGCAACGCTTTGATCTCCAGCGCGATGCGCCGCACAACGTTGGTCACCTGCTGCCGTTTCCAGTCCTGCCACACCGTGTCGTTTATGCCGGGCGTTCCGGTGCGGCCCGTCTCGGCACGGTAGCGGGCCAGCACCTTGGGATCGTAGCCCCACACGTCGCCGTCCGGGTACCGGATGCGGTCCAGCTGCACGCCGTCGATGCCGTAATTCTTGACCAGACTGACCACCCCCTGAATGGCGTACTCGGCGGCCTCGGGAATGCCCAGGTCCAGCCAGCCGTCGTTGCCTTCCTGCCAGCTGCCGTCCGCACGGCGGGCCATCCACGACGCAGCGCCGGAATCCGGGCCGTGCGTGCGCGAGATGTGCGCGGGGTTGGTGTTGGGCGCGGCCGTGTTGGCCATACCAGTCACGCTGATCCAGGCAATCACCCGCATGCCGCGGGCGTGGGCCAGCCGCACCGCCAGCCCCAGCGGGTCCAGGCCCTTTTCCAGATCGGGGTCCGTCGCCCTGGGTACACTGGCCTTGAGACACAGGCAGTCGGCGCGGCGGATGGCCTGCACGAACAGGGTGTTGACCCCCATGCGTGCGGCGTCTTCCACCATCTGCGTGACCTGCACCCGCGTCTTCAGGCCCGGCCCGAAGGCGTCCACCCACAACCCGCGCACCCCGCTGCCGACCGGCGCCCTGGGCAGCGCAGGCGCAGGATTGACCGTCACCGGCACAGGAACCGCTGGCCCGGCGGGCGCAGGCACCGTTCTGACCGGCGGCGCGGGCACCAGCGGCCCGGGCATCAGCACCGGGGGCGTGGTGGGCGACGGCGGCGCAGGCTGTGATGGTTCCGGCTGAGGCTGGACTGGCTGCGGCTGGGCCGGGGCGGGCGGCGCGGGCTCGGCCGGTGGAACCACCGTGGGCGGCACCACGGGGGACGGCGGCTCCGGCGGCGTTGCGGAGGGCGGCGGCACAGGAACGGCGGGAATGCCGGTGTCCTGCGCGCCGCCCAGGCCGCCCAGCCCCGTTCCGAGAATGAGCGTGAAGGTCAGGGCCGCCGCGCGGCGTGAAAGGGAAAGCATCATGGTGTTGCCCAGCAGGCTAGCGCACCCGCAGGCGCAGGCACGCGCAGTCACCGTGGGCCGCACAGGCAGCCCTCTGCACCCACAGTAACAATCCCAGGTGCCAAGCAGGCAGACAAACCGCGCTGCGCGCTGCCGGACACGCCGTTCACACGGTTTAACCGCGCCTGGACACATGCTACGCTGGATGACGCACCACATCATTCCAGGAGGTTTCATATGAAGAAAGCTGCACTGATGGTCCTGATCGGTACCCTCGCCCTGGCTTCCTGCAACAGCAAGAAGGCTCCCGAAGTGACTGGGACCAGCAAGACCGCCGCGTTCAAGGCTATGCTGCCCAACGACGCGACCTACAAGAGTTCGGCAGGCTCGGCCAAGTACATCGACCTGAACAACGGCGACCGCGCCACCACCCTGACGGCCACCGGCCTGAAGCCCAGCACCAGCTACCTGGCGCACTACCACAAGATGGGTACCGCGAGCAGCGACGCGTGCACCTCGAACGGCGCCGTGGTGGGCGGCACCATTGGCGAGGCCATGATGAGCGACGCCAGCGGCGCCCTGACCCTCAAGGGCCTGCAGAACACCGCCGCGCTCAGCGGGGCCACTTACATCAACATCCACGAGGCGGCCTCGCTGGCCACCGTGCCGCTGTGCGCCCCCCTCTGACCTGACAGCAACACAGGTCCACAAGGAGAAGTCGGCAAGTCTGCCGGCTTCTTTTTTGTGATCTACCTTCGCATGTGGCCGGGCGCGGATGGGCCTGGAAAAAAGCCTTCACCAGCCTTCAACCGCCGGTATATCAGCATTCTCACATGTTCCCCTTATTCTGCCCGGCATGAAAGACCGCGCCGCCGTGCTGCTTGCCTTTTCCCTGCTGTTCAGCGTCGCGGGGGCCTACACCGTGAAGAAGGGTGACACGCTGTACTCGATTGCCCGTGCCAACAACACCAGCGTCAACTCCATCATCCGCCTGAACAGCCTGAAGGGCACAGCCCTGGAAATCGGGCAACAATTGCGGATTCCTGGCGTGGCCCCCACCTCCAGCACCCCGGCCAGCAGCAAGCCCCCCCTGCCCGCGCCGCTGCCCCCCGAGCAGCTGACGCCCACGGCCGCCTCCAGCATTGCGGGCGTGACCGTGCGGGTGCCGCAGAGCCTGCGGATGGGCGAGGCGTTTGTGGTGCAGCTTTCCGGCGCGCGGGCCGGGCAGACCACCGTGCGCTTTCCCAGCGAGGTGGGCGAGGACGTGCGGATGCCGGGCGAGGTATTGAAGCCCATCGGGGCGGCAGGCGAGTACGTGGTGCTGGGCCGCGTGGTGCTGGGCAAGACGACGCCCGTGGTCTACGAGGTGGCGCTGGGCGGCGAGCTGATTCGCGGGCGCATTCCAGTGGTGGGTCTGGACCAGGCCATCCAGCACCTGAACCTGCCCCCACGCGTCAGCGGCGTGTTGCAGGACCCCGGCAAGGCTGCCGAGGACGCCGCCGTGGACCGGGCCTACGCACTGCGGACCCCCCAGGTGTGGACCCGTCCCTTCGCCCCGGCGCTGGCCAGGGGCAAGGCCACGAGCAGCAGCTTTGGGCAGCCGCGCACCTACGTGGCGGGCGGTGACGTGGCCTACCACTTCGGCACCGACTACCCCGCCCCGGTGGGCACGGGGGTACTGGCGGTGAACGACGGCACTGTGATTCTGGCGGGCAAGTACCCGGTGCGCGGCGGTCTGGTGGTGATTAACCACGGTGCGGGCGTGACCAGCCTGTACTTCCACCAGAGCAAGATTGCCGTCAAGCCCGGAGAGGTCGTCAAGCGCGGCCAGAAGGTGGGCGAGGTGGGCACGACGGGTCTGAGCGCCGGGCCGCACCTGCATCTTGAAATGCGCGTGCGCGGCGAGGGCACCAATCCGGCGAACTGGGTGGACCGGCTGTGGCCCAAATAAGCCCGGGACTGTGGCCCTGGCCCGCTGCCGAAAGAGCCGGGGCGCCGGGCTGCTACCCTGACCTACATGGCTGACCCCACCCTGCGCCCCATCCCCACACTGGACGAACTGCACCGACAGGGCGAGGGCAAGTTGCCCGGCCTGATCGGCATCCGGTTCACGCACGTTGAGTACGGACTGGTGCGCTCCGAGCTGACCCTGCGCGACGAGCTGCTGGCGCCCAACGGCTTCCTGCATGCGGCGAGCGTGGTGGCGCTGGCCGACACGACCTGCGGCTACGGCACGCGGGTGCTGCTGCCGGAAGGGGCCAGCAGTTTCACCACCATCGAACTCAAGAGCAACCATCTGGGCACGGCGCGTGAGGGCACCATCACCTGCGAGGCCAGAAGCGTGCACGCCGGACGCACCACCCAGGTCTGGGACGCCGAGGTGCGCGGCCCGGCAGGCAAGGTGATGGCGCTGTTCCGCTGCACCCAGGCGGTGCTGTATGGCCGGTAAACCCGCTGGGGCCACACCGGCCCGTTGTCCGCGCTGAGATGCCCACCGCCGCCCACTTTCTGAGGCACCCCGACCCCCTGACCCGCGAGGTCGCGCAGAACTATGCGGACGGTGCCTTCCTGATGGACAACGGGGACGGCGTGCAGTGGTACAGCGTGCCGGGCCGCGCCCTGGTGCCGCTGACCGAGGACGCCGGCCTGCACATTGCCCGGCGGTTGCGCCGCGAGCTGCCGCGTTTCGAGGTCCGGGTGGACACCGCCTTCGGCGAGGTGATTGAGGGCTGCCGGGGCCGTCTGGCCGGAGCACCGCTGCGGGACGGCGAGTGGATCAGCCCGGAGCTGGCGGAACTTTACGGGCACCTGCACGACACCGGCCTGGCCCACTCCTTCGAGGTCTGGCGGGACGGTGAGCTGGCGGGCGGCGTCCTGGGGCTGGCGCTGGGCGGCGCGTTCATCGCCGAGAGCAAGTTTCACCGGGTCACGAATGCCAGCAAGGTGGCCGTGATCCGGCTGGCCGAATACGTGCGGGCCAGAGGATTCATTCTGCTGGACGCCCAGATCCAGAACCCGCATCTGGAGACGCTGGGCGTCTATGAGGTCACGGACCGCGAGTACGCGCCCCTGCTGGCAGCGGCGTTGCGGGTGAACGCCGCGCTCTGAGCGCGGCCCTGGCAGGGACGTTCAGCACAGTCCAGCCCCCATCTCCGGCACGACGGGCTAGATCAACCGCCCCCCGGCCGCCCCGCGCGGCTTACCCTCTGGACATGAGCGCTCCTGCCCCTGCCCCCACCGATCAGGCCCCGCAAGTGCTGCGCGTGCTGATCTGCGACGAGATGAACCCCGGCAATCTGGACCACGGCGGCTTCCAGATCGATTACGAGGGCAACATGGACCGCGCCGAGACCCTGCGCCGCCTGCCGGAGTACGACGCCCTAATCACCCGCAGCCGCACCAAGGTGGACCGCGAACTGATCGACGCCGCCGGACCGCGCCTGAAGGTGATCGGGCGCGGCGGCGTGGGCGTGGACAACATCGATCTGGAGTACGCCAGCCTGCGCGGACTGCTGGTGCTGAACGCCCCCGAAAGCAACAACGTCTCGGCGGCGGAACTGGCCGTGATGCACCTGATGGCGGCGGCACGCGGCCTGACCCGCTCGGACCGCAAGACGCGGGCGGGCGAGTGGGACCGCAAGTTTCTGGGCCTGGAACTCAAGGACCGCACGCTGGGCATCGTCGGCCTGGGGCGCATCGGCAGCATGGTGGCAGACCGCGCCCAGGGTCTGCGGATGACCGTGGTGGCCTACGATCCCTACGTTCCCGACAGCAAATTCGAGCGCCTGGGCGTGACCCGCGCCGCCTCGCTGGACGGGCTGCTGGAGCAGGTGGAGTTCCTGACCGTCCACACCCCCCTGACCGAGGAAACAACCGGCATGATCGGCGCGCGTGAACTGGCGCTGATGAAACCTGACGCCATCGTGGTCAACGCGGCGCGCGGCGGCATCATCGAGGAGCAGGCGCTGGTGGACGCCCTGCACAGCGGGCACCTGTTCGGGGCCGGGGTGGACGTGTTCGTGGACGAGCCGCCCACCGCCGATCACATCTTCCTGGGGGCGCCCAACCTGGGCATCACCGCCCACCTGGGGGCCAACACCCGCGAGGCCCAGGAACGGGTGGGTGCCGAGATCGTCTCACGCGTCCTGGCCGCCCTGCACGGCGACGTGAGCAAGGGCGCGGTCAATGCCCCGGCGCTGGACCCCAAGACCCTGGAGGCGCTGGGCGGCTACCTGGACCTGGGCGAGAAACTGGGCCGCATTCAGGCGCAGCTGCTGCCCGGCGCGCACGACATCGAGATCACCTTCCGGGGTGAGTTCCCGGTGGACCCGGCCCCGGTGGTCTCCGGTGTGCTGGTGGGCTACCTGTCGGGCAGCACCGACGAGCGGCCCAACATGATCAACGCCCGCGCCCTGGCCAGGGAGCGCGGCCTGAATCTGGCGGTGCGCGAACAGACCGACAGCCCCGATTACCAGACCGAGGTGATCGTGAAGGTCAGCACCCAGGGACCCACCCAGGGGCCGGACAGGGCCCGCACCCGCACGGTGGGCGGCACGGTCTTCGGCAAGAGCCCGCGCCTGACCCGCCTGCGCGACTACCGCGTGGAGCTGGAACCCGAAGGCTACATCCTGATCGCCAGCAACCAGGACAAGCCGGGCGCGGTGGCCCAGCTCAGCACGCTGCTGGGCACCTGGGGCGTGAACATCGCCGGGATGGCCCTGGGCCGCGCCCAGCGGGGCGGAGAGGCCCTGTTCACCCTGACCCTGGACGAGGGCCTCAGCGCCGGGCAACTGCAGGCGGTGCGCGATCTGGACGTGATCGACAGCGCCTATCTGGTGCGGGTGTAGGCCGTATTCCGGGGCCTGGCCCAGCACCTTAACCACGTCACGGTCAGCAGGCGCCCGGGCATCGACAAAAAGTGCCCCCCGGCCACACTCGGCCAGGGGGCATCTTCAAATCGATCTCCTTAATTCAAGTGGGTTACTTGGCAGCGGCGTAACGCCGGGCCACCTCGTCCCAGTTCACGACGTTCCAAAAGGCTTCCAGGTAATCGGGACGCTTGTTCTGGTAGTTCAGGTAGTAGGCGTGTTCCCACACGTCCACGCCCAGCACCGGGGTGCCGCTCGTGCCGGAAATCGCCTCGCCCATCAACGGGTTGTCCTGGTTGGCGGTGCTGACCACGGCCAGTTTGCCGTTCTGCACAACCAGCCACGCCCAGCCACTGCCGAAGCGGGTCTTGGCGGCGTCCTCGAACTTCTTCTTGAAGTCCTCGAAGGAACCGAACGCACCCTCGATGGCGGTCATCAACTCACCGCCCGGCTGCGTGTTGCCCTGCGGCCCCATGACGGTCCAGAACAGGCTGTGGTTGGCGTGGCCACCGGCATTGTTGCGCAGGGCCATCTTCTTGTCGGCCGGCACACTGTCCAGCTTCGTGATCAGCTCCTCGACGGGCATGTCGGAGAACTCGGTGCCTTCCAGCGCCTTGTTGGCGTTGTCCACGTAGGCCTGGTGGTGCTTGTCGTGGTGGATTTCCATGGTGCGGGCGTCGATGTGGGGGGCCAGAGCGTCGTAGTCGTAGGGCAGGGGGGGAACTTGGTAAGCCATATCAGTCTTTCTCCTTGCAAGCCGAAGCCGGAGGCACGCACCGTGCGCGCACTCCCTGCTTTCGCAAAAACTACCCCCAGCTTACCCGCCACACCCCAATTCTCAGGAAAGCATGAATTTTTAGGCCACCCTAAGATGAGAAGCAGGCCCCGTCACGCAGCGGGGTGGGGCAAGCCGTCTGCACCGCCACTTTGCTCTAGCATGGGCCGCGTATGCGTTCACCGTTCCCCCGCGCCGTGTTGACCCGTCTGGAAACGGGACGGCTGGTGGTTCTCAGCGTACTGGTGGGGGCGCTGGTGGGCGGCCTGAGCATTCTGCTGCGCCTGCTGCTGGAAGCGGCGCTGCGCCTGGGCGCCCTGGTCACCGGCTACGCGCCGCCCGGCACCCCCGGCGAGGCCGGCCTGCTGATGGCCTTCGGCGATGCGCTGCCGTGGGGCCTGCTGGCGCTGCCGGTGCTGGGCGCGCTGTACACCTGGCTGGTGCCCGCCTCGGCCGGAGACGCGCTGGGCCAGCTGGTGCGCGGCTACCACGCCCGCGGCCAGTGGCCCGGTCCCCTGATGCAGCTGCGTACCCTGCTGGGCACGGTCCTGGCCTACGGCGCGGGCCTGCTGGTGGGACGAGATTCGGCCTTTACGGTCACGGGCCAACTGGGCGCGCGGCTGCTGGGCCGCTTCACGCGGCTGGACGCGGTGGAGGCCCGTACCCTGACCCTGGCCGGGGCGGCGGCGGCGCTGGGCGCGGTGCTGCACGCCCCCCTGGCCGCCGCCGTGCTGATCGCGGAGGTGCTATACCGCCGCTTCGAGTTCGAGTTCGAGGTGGTCATGCCCTGCGTGCTGGCCGCCGTGGCCGGGACCGCCGTGTACGGACTGGCCTTCGGCTTCACGCCGCTGCTGAGCGTCCCGGAACTGGGCGTGCCAGCGCTGGCCCAGCTGCCGGCGCTGCTGGGGGTGGCGCTGATCGCCACGCTGGCCGGGTGGCTGTCGGTCCAGGCGGTGCGGACCCTGCCCACACGCTGGGCCGGGGGCCGCTGGCGTCCCGTGCTGGGCGGCCTGTTCGGGCTGGCCACCGCCGCCCTCGCCGTGTACGCCACCCCCGGCGTGCTGGGCGACGGCAGCGGCTGGGTGCAGCTGGGGGTCTCGGATTTTGTGGGGGCCGAGGCAGGCGCGCTGGGCGCGTGGCGCTGGCTGCTGCTGGCCCTGGGCGCGCGGCTGGCCTTTGGGGGCGGCGTGCTGCCCTCGGTGGGGGTGGGCGGGTTGATCGGTGCGGGGCTGGGCAGCGCGGCGGGCGTGGACCCGGCGCTGGCCACGTTAATCGGTCTGGTGGCCTACCTGACCGTGACCCTGAACGTGCCGCTGGCCGCCGCGCTGCTGGCCGTGGCCTGGGGCGGCGAGGCCCTGCTGCCCAGCGCGCTGCTGGCCGCCGGGCTGGCCCACGTTCTGAGCGGCACGAGTGGTCTGGTGCCCGGCCAGGTCGAGGCCCGCGCCCAGAGCGGCGTCCATCAGGGCGGACCGGGGTTGATCGGCGGTCTGGCCCAGCTGCCCGATTCCGTGCGTTTTATCCCGCGCCGCGCCCCGGAAGCGTCTGCCGACGCGCCCGCCGTCCTCTACGATGACCTGACCCCGCAGCCCGCCGATACACCGACCGAAACTACAGGCAGCACAGGCGCCGAGCGCGAGCTGTACCGCCGGGGCGTGCCGCCGAGCTGGCGCGGCGCACGGCTCAAGCTGCTGAGCCTGCCGCCGGGCGTGGAGGTGGTGGGCATCGTCCGCGACGGCAGCGTGCGGCTGACCCATCCCGAGATGCGCCTGACCCCCAACGACGAACTGGTGTTCCTGGCCCGCCCGGATGCCTACGCCGCCCTGGAAGGCCTGCTGCGGCTGCCGGGGGCCTGAGCTGCAGAAGTGGGGATCCGGGTGATTGCTGTTCCCGTCCCAGATATTGGCCTGGACATCATGGGTAAACGTACTTTTGTCCTGCGGTCCATCCAGAGGGGTGGTGAGCGGTCAACTTGGCTCCGGCACAGGTACGGGGCTGTACCGCTGTTCCCAGACCAGGTCGCGCAGTACCCAGCCGCTGCCGGGAAAACGCAGGCCCAGGCGCAGCTCGCCCAGCAGGTAGTCGCGCACGTCGCGCTGGGGCAGGCCCGCATGGACGGCTTCCCCCAGCGTGCGCTTGCCGTTCAGGTGACGGGCCACCGGATGAACCCTGGCCCGCTGACCGGCAGGCTGCAGCCGCAACCGGTACCATTCGTAGCGGTCCACCGGCAACACGCGCCCCTGCTTGAGTGCCCCCACCACCAGCTGCGCGGCCTGGAACACCGGAAGGTCCAGCTCGCGGGCCGCGCCGCGCACCGAGAAGCCGCCCTGGGTTCCAAAGGGAAACAGGTCACCGTGAAAGCAGTGGCTGGGGCTGCCGATGATCTCGCAGACCTTCTCCCACTCGTCACTGACCCGCGCCCAGTCGGTCGACAGATGTTCGTAGGGCCCCAGCGGCTGCCCCGCTACCGGGCGCTGCGTGAAGTCGAAGGTACCGCTCTCCGGCAGCAGCGGGCTGGCGTACAGCGCGTCCAGCCCCATCCAGTCCAGAATGCCGCCGGAAATAATCTCACCGCCCACGAACGTCACGGTATAGGGCACCTCGGCCTGGACGTCCAGCACGCCGGTCTGCCGGGTCGCGTGAATCAGTTCCAGAATGCCCAGCAATGGTAGGTCGGAGAGAAGTCCCTGCACAGTACCGGTACGGTATGCCGGGCACTCTTACCGCACTCCCACTTTTGCGGAACGGTCCAGACTTAACTGAAGCCAGGTTCTACAGCTCCAACAGATTCCGCCAGGCGGCCCCCAGTTCCTCCGAGACGTCGGTGGCGGTCAGGCCGTAGCCGTGCGTGGCTGCGGCACGTTCGCCCGCGCGGGCGTGCAGCCTGACCCCCGCGACGGCCGCGTCGGCCGCGTCCAGACCCTGGCCCAGCAGCGCCGCCAGGATGCCCGACAGCGTGTCGCCCATGCCCCCGGAGGCCATCCCTGGATGTCCGCCGCGCGAGACGGTCAGGGACCCCCCCCCGTCTCCCCCCGACGCGACGACGCTGGGGCCGCCCTTCAGGACCACCGCGCCGCCCAGCAGCTGTTGCAAGGCCCGCGCGGCCGCCAGCGGATCGCGGGTGACCTGCGCCGTCCCGGTGCCCAGCAGCCGCGCGGCCTCGCCGGGGTGCGGGGTCCAGATGCACTGCGGGTGGCCGTGGCCCGCCAGCTCAGGGGACAGGGCATCGGCGTCCAGCACGGTGGGCACCCCCCAGGTCAGCACCTCGCGGGCCACCTGCACGGCCTCCGGTCCCAGACCCATGCCCAGCGCCACGGCGTCCGGCAGTGCCCCCTTGTGCAGTTCGGGCAGGGCCGTGGCCCAGTCCGCGTGCCGCCGGACCATCAGTTCAGGCGTGACGAGCGGCACGTCCGCCAGCGAGTGAACGGTGACCAG
This DNA window, taken from Deinococcus aerolatus, encodes the following:
- a CDS encoding PaaI family thioesterase, translated to MADPTLRPIPTLDELHRQGEGKLPGLIGIRFTHVEYGLVRSELTLRDELLAPNGFLHAASVVALADTTCGYGTRVLLPEGASSFTTIELKSNHLGTAREGTITCEARSVHAGRTTQVWDAEVRGPAGKVMALFRCTQAVLYGR
- a CDS encoding flavin reductase family protein, which encodes MTSTDSTSGTQPGVTPLEFRETLGRFASGVTVITASDGETRRGMTASAFVSVSLTPPLILVCVDHRAQMYSLLSEDRVTHFGVNVLSSTQKHLSDHFAGRPGPEEAVPWFTHEGLPLIGGSVAQLVCRKQQVIEAGDHTLYLGFVEYSRYTDDDPLLYFRGQYHELG
- a CDS encoding glycoside hydrolase family 10 protein, which gives rise to MMLSLSRRAAALTFTLILGTGLGGLGGAQDTGIPAVPVPPPSATPPEPPSPVVPPTVVPPAEPAPPAPAQPQPVQPQPEPSQPAPPSPTTPPVLMPGPLVPAPPVRTVPAPAGPAVPVPVTVNPAPALPRAPVGSGVRGLWVDAFGPGLKTRVQVTQMVEDAARMGVNTLFVQAIRRADCLCLKASVPRATDPDLEKGLDPLGLAVRLAHARGMRVIAWISVTGMANTAAPNTNPAHISRTHGPDSGAASWMARRADGSWQEGNDGWLDLGIPEAAEYAIQGVVSLVKNYGIDGVQLDRIRYPDGDVWGYDPKVLARYRAETGRTGTPGINDTVWQDWKRQQVTNVVRRIALEIKALRPDAWITAATITYGAPPAPGDLAAFRRTRTYGDVLQDWPAWMQSGLIDLNVLMNYKRDAVGEQGQWFDGWNAFARGVPARIDGLSAGVAAGTAMYLNGAPVTAAQAQRSVGAGLGWVGYSYRTPTLEVYGAKQTTAQGLNSLQKLLTAPGAALASPSPWKEKPPTTRGLMGRITGTPVPGFRVVEALQGGQVVAYSLTDGGGYYGFAALPPGKTEVRVSGQRWVDTVPERGVVRLPDLTVRDLKPVTTAPLPVMPAILTPARP
- the serA gene encoding phosphoglycerate dehydrogenase — translated: MSAPAPAPTDQAPQVLRVLICDEMNPGNLDHGGFQIDYEGNMDRAETLRRLPEYDALITRSRTKVDRELIDAAGPRLKVIGRGGVGVDNIDLEYASLRGLLVLNAPESNNVSAAELAVMHLMAAARGLTRSDRKTRAGEWDRKFLGLELKDRTLGIVGLGRIGSMVADRAQGLRMTVVAYDPYVPDSKFERLGVTRAASLDGLLEQVEFLTVHTPLTEETTGMIGARELALMKPDAIVVNAARGGIIEEQALVDALHSGHLFGAGVDVFVDEPPTADHIFLGAPNLGITAHLGANTREAQERVGAEIVSRVLAALHGDVSKGAVNAPALDPKTLEALGGYLDLGEKLGRIQAQLLPGAHDIEITFRGEFPVDPAPVVSGVLVGYLSGSTDERPNMINARALARERGLNLAVREQTDSPDYQTEVIVKVSTQGPTQGPDRARTRTVGGTVFGKSPRLTRLRDYRVELEPEGYILIASNQDKPGAVAQLSTLLGTWGVNIAGMALGRAQRGGEALFTLTLDEGLSAGQLQAVRDLDVIDSAYLVRV
- a CDS encoding chloride channel protein; amino-acid sequence: MRSPFPRAVLTRLETGRLVVLSVLVGALVGGLSILLRLLLEAALRLGALVTGYAPPGTPGEAGLLMAFGDALPWGLLALPVLGALYTWLVPASAGDALGQLVRGYHARGQWPGPLMQLRTLLGTVLAYGAGLLVGRDSAFTVTGQLGARLLGRFTRLDAVEARTLTLAGAAAALGAVLHAPLAAAVLIAEVLYRRFEFEFEVVMPCVLAAVAGTAVYGLAFGFTPLLSVPELGVPALAQLPALLGVALIATLAGWLSVQAVRTLPTRWAGGRWRPVLGGLFGLATAALAVYATPGVLGDGSGWVQLGVSDFVGAEAGALGAWRWLLLALGARLAFGGGVLPSVGVGGLIGAGLGSAAGVDPALATLIGLVAYLTVTLNVPLAAALLAVAWGGEALLPSALLAAGLAHVLSGTSGLVPGQVEARAQSGVHQGGPGLIGGLAQLPDSVRFIPRRAPEASADAPAVLYDDLTPQPADTPTETTGSTGAERELYRRGVPPSWRGARLKLLSLPPGVEVVGIVRDGSVRLTHPEMRLTPNDELVFLARPDAYAALEGLLRLPGA
- a CDS encoding peptidoglycan DD-metalloendopeptidase family protein codes for the protein MKDRAAVLLAFSLLFSVAGAYTVKKGDTLYSIARANNTSVNSIIRLNSLKGTALEIGQQLRIPGVAPTSSTPASSKPPLPAPLPPEQLTPTAASSIAGVTVRVPQSLRMGEAFVVQLSGARAGQTTVRFPSEVGEDVRMPGEVLKPIGAAGEYVVLGRVVLGKTTPVVYEVALGGELIRGRIPVVGLDQAIQHLNLPPRVSGVLQDPGKAAEDAAVDRAYALRTPQVWTRPFAPALARGKATSSSFGQPRTYVAGGDVAYHFGTDYPAPVGTGVLAVNDGTVILAGKYPVRGGLVVINHGAGVTSLYFHQSKIAVKPGEVVKRGQKVGEVGTTGLSAGPHLHLEMRVRGEGTNPANWVDRLWPK
- the aat gene encoding leucyl/phenylalanyl-tRNA--protein transferase, translating into MPTAAHFLRHPDPLTREVAQNYADGAFLMDNGDGVQWYSVPGRALVPLTEDAGLHIARRLRRELPRFEVRVDTAFGEVIEGCRGRLAGAPLRDGEWISPELAELYGHLHDTGLAHSFEVWRDGELAGGVLGLALGGAFIAESKFHRVTNASKVAVIRLAEYVRARGFILLDAQIQNPHLETLGVYEVTDREYAPLLAAALRVNAAL
- a CDS encoding DUF4388 domain-containing protein, producing MQGLLSDLPLLGILELIHATRQTGVLDVQAEVPYTVTFVGGEIISGGILDWMGLDALYASPLLPESGTFDFTQRPVAGQPLGPYEHLSTDWARVSDEWEKVCEIIGSPSHCFHGDLFPFGTQGGFSVRGAARELDLPVFQAAQLVVGALKQGRVLPVDRYEWYRLRLQPAGQRARVHPVARHLNGKRTLGEAVHAGLPQRDVRDYLLGELRLGLRFPGSGWVLRDLVWEQRYSPVPVPEPS
- a CDS encoding superoxide dismutase produces the protein MAYQVPPLPYDYDALAPHIDARTMEIHHDKHHQAYVDNANKALEGTEFSDMPVEELITKLDSVPADKKMALRNNAGGHANHSLFWTVMGPQGNTQPGGELMTAIEGAFGSFEDFKKKFEDAAKTRFGSGWAWLVVQNGKLAVVSTANQDNPLMGEAISGTSGTPVLGVDVWEHAYYLNYQNKRPDYLEAFWNVVNWDEVARRYAAAK